The following coding sequences are from one Mugil cephalus isolate CIBA_MC_2020 chromosome 9, CIBA_Mcephalus_1.1, whole genome shotgun sequence window:
- the si:ch211-229d2.5 gene encoding zona pellucida-like domain-containing protein 1 — translation MALFILLALTSLCIAGREALNVTDCGAHARRPEYTDISVVCGTSAIELIIQICPVIYTGYNESLLILNHIMDIANCQGTLDTSVAPPVVRFSFPIREGNACGSNFLTTSAPGTGIFSDFSNIQTVNVSGVVRSFDPTIGTITYNAELKYYYSCAYPLEYLVNNTQVDVSSSSIALMDNNGSFISTLSMALYQDINYTKPLVMPPLGVELRTNIYVQVVASNLTSQYFVLLDRCYASVSPVPSNSTSFNLFVSCSIDPMTTMLENGDSQQARFYFPAFRFVEQQNETVSTYYLHCITRLCERSTCSTFKQCNRRRRRRSAETTVIQESITEPSVLTVGIKAKTENSALSDEEAVSAGESDGDGASVGLEIAVAVLAVVVVVAALMAAAFYRKLKRLS, via the exons ATGGCTTTATTCATCCTCCTCGCCCTGACGTCCCTGTGTATTGCGGGCCGAGAGGCCCTCAACGTGACAGACTGCGGAGCTCACGCCAGACGACCAG AGTACACTGACATTTCAGTGGTGTGTGGCACATCTGCCATCGAACTGATTATTCAGATCTGCCCGGTTATCTACACCGGATACAACGAGAGTTTACTGATTCTCAACCACATTATGGACATTGCGAACTGCCAGGGGACGCTGGACACGTCCGTGGCTCCTCCTGTAGTGAGGTTCAGCTTCCCCATCAGAGAAGGAAACGCCTGCGGCAGTAACTTCTTG ACCACGAGCGCACCAGGGACGGGAATATTCTCAGATTTCTCCAACATCCAGACAGTGAACGTCAGCGGGGTGGTCCGATCCTTCGACCCCACCATCGGGACCATCACCTACAATGCAGAGCTCAAGTATTACTACTCATGCGCCTATCCGCTGGAGTATCTGGTCAACAACACCCAGGTGGACGT GTCGTCCTCCTCCATCGCTTTGATGGACAACAATGGGAGCTTCATCAGCACCCTCAGCATGGCCTTGTATCAG GATATAAATTACACCAAGCCTCTTGTGATGCCACCTCTGGGCGTAGAGCTGAGGACAAACATCTACGTGCAGGTGGTGGCGTCCAACCTGACATCCCA GTACTTTGTTCTTCTGGACCGGTGTTACGCCTCGGTGTCTCCGGTGCCCTCCAACTCCACCTCCTTTAATCTGTTTGTCTC GTGCTCCATAGATCCGATGACCACCATGCTGGAGAACGGAGACAGCCAGCAGGCTCGCTTCTACTTCCCAGCTTTCCGCTTCGTCGAGCAGCAGAATGAGACCGTCTCCACCTACTATCTGCACTGCATCACCCGACTGTGCGAGCGCAGCACCTGCAGCACATTCAAG CAAtgcaacaggaggaggaggaggaggagcgcggAGACCACTGTCATCCAGGAGAGCATCACTGAGCCGTCTGTGCTCACAGTCGGCATAAAGGCCAAGACGGAGAACT CCGCTCTCTCCGACGAAGAGG CGGTGTCCGCCGGCGAGTCAGACGGCGACGGGGCGTCCGTCGGCCTGGAGATCGCCGTGGCCGTCCTcgccgtggtggtggtggtggccgCTCTGATGGCGGCGGCGTTTTATCGGAAACTGAAGCGGCTAAGCTAG